A segment of the Psilocybe cubensis strain MGC-MH-2018 chromosome 5, whole genome shotgun sequence genome:
AGTCGCCCGTAAAATCCCGTTTGATGACCCCGAGACGCTGAACTATGTGCGGATTGGATACGTCGCATCCCAGCTCGTCGTTCTCGGCGTATACTACTACATCTCCGCCGTCGTACGTTCCCCATTCACCTCTCAACACCCTTAACCAACATTGCTTGCagatcaagaaaaagaacgacCAGACAGTTCTCAAATACGGTACGCccacttttttttcttgactTTTTTCTGTGTTTGTGCTCATGGTTGTGTTGTGATAGTCGAGCCCGCCAACCCAATGGTATGTACTACTTGTCTTTAACTCGGTACATTCTGACGATGACGTGGCACAGTCGCAAGATGCCCCGCAGCTAGTCACCACCACCGTGCGCGACTACGACCTCTCCGAAACCTCCAAACTCGTACgtcccccccccccccccccctccccctcccaaCCAAACTCACCCCTACCCCCTCGCACCCAGCTCCGCTCAACATACATGTCCCTCGCCATGATGGCCGTAATGCACTTCTACTTCCACTTCACCCAGCCCCTCTTCGTGCAGGGTCTCATGGGCATCAAGAACCTCTACGACGCCAAACCTGTCAAGATCCACCTTTTTGGTGCCGAGGCTAAGGATGAGTTGAAGAGGCCTTTCAAGGTTGCGTCTATGTTTGGAGGTGGGTGCttcgtttctttttgttttgtgtatcttttttttttttggtttttgtttttttcggGGTTtttttgagggtttgggcATTTTATGGTACCCTTTATCCTCTCTTTTTACACATTCAACACTGCGTCGTATTGTTGCAACGTTGTCCACCCCACGTTTCCACAAACGCCCCTATGCAAAAATTTCACCCAAGGAAGCTCTCGCATCTTCTTTCTCCCTCccccctttctttcttcctcaacctcttcttccttcttcacccacCCCGCTCTTCCCCTTCCATCCACCCTGCTCCCCTCCGCGCCTGCGCCCGCACTTCCACACccaccacacacacacacacacacacacacacttcCAACCCGTATCCCGAGTCCAATCCCGAGTCCAATCCCGCGTACAACCCAGGTCCAATCCTACAATCCTACAATCCCCGAGTACCCGACTCCCATCGCGTGCGCTAGCGCTCGTGGTACCCGAAAGCCACTCTCGTTGTGCCGCGTCGTGTCGTGCCGCATCCGTATTGCGGCAAGGCACAGGCACGGCGTACGGCGTACGTACACGCCGTGGGAAGCGGGAAGCGGGACGTGGGACGCAGTATATGCGTGTATG
Coding sequences within it:
- a CDS encoding SRP-independent targeting protein 3, with the translated sequence MSAGVQNLVISLGAMQLARKIPFDDPETLNYVRIGYVASQLVVLGVYYYISAVIKKKNDQTVLKYVEPANPMSQDAPQLVTTTVRDYDLSETSKLLRSTYMSLAMMAVMHFYFHFTQPLFVQGLMGIKNLYDAKPVKIHLFGAEAKDELKRPFKVASMFGAASGPQTDAAAIAEAEKRIGKKDD